A section of the Macadamia integrifolia cultivar HAES 741 chromosome 9, SCU_Mint_v3, whole genome shotgun sequence genome encodes:
- the LOC122088312 gene encoding uncharacterized protein LOC122088312 isoform X3 codes for MDDRIRRWGQGGICHQEASRTPSRSHFKKSPSGSWQHTVPAWEKEFCSLVGSVPWRKVLEAKKVMPFYENVLKWNDSAVNEAFNKAKNRFFAKINEQEPLPCDDDKEGKSTLVGDSLIFLNQPVPCSVWGDAEEDPIKRVDYSSKPGLQVCVRTANNADNPWERKCAWGNNTLENSTWGDPSCNSWESNQWERNNNNWENPEPRKKASWGTWNENYRKIDDASQYKSRYKTSRFQRDYYLTDNEWKNGRGRKRVNLFYERPLEHKKPLASQQWNSIHYCRPISHRGSREAGNPWGGDFLEINDLNLPIHDCQLPFFLGSR; via the exons ATGGATGATAGGATTAGACGCTGGGGACAAGGTGGAATTTGTCATCAAGAAGCATCGAGGACACCCTCTAGATCGCATTTCAAAAAATCGCCTTCTG GGTCCTGGCAGCATACTGTACCTGCATGGGAGAAAGAGTTTTGCAGCTTAGTTGGTTCAGTTCCATGGAGAAAAGTCTTGGAAGCCAAGAAGGTGATGCCTTTCTATGAGAATGTGCTTAAGTGGAATGATTCAGCTGTCAATGAGGCATTCAACAAAGCAAAGAACCGCTTTTTTGCAAAGATTAATG AACAAGAACCACTACCTTGTGATGATGACAAAGAGGGGAAGTCTACGCTTGTTGGtgattctctcattttcttaaaTCAGCCAGTTCCATGCTCTGTATGGGGTGATGCAGAGGAAGATCCAATTAAAAGGGTTGACTACTCATCGAAACCAGGATTGCAAGTTTGTGTTCGTACTGCCAATAATGCTGACAATCCTTGGGAGCGTAAGTGTGCTTGGGGGAACAATACTTTAGAGAATAGCACATGGGGAGACCCTAGTTGTAACTCATGGGAAAGCAACCAATGGGAGAGAAATAACAATAACTGGGAGAATCCAGAACCCAGGAAAAAGGCAAGTTGGGGGACATGGAATGAGAATTACAGAAAGATAGATGATGCCAGTCAATACAAGTCGAGGTATAAGACATCAAGGTTTCAAAGAGATTACTACCTAACAGATAATGAGTGGAAGAATGGTCGAGGTAGGAAGAGGGTAAATTTATTTTATGAGCGCCCGCTAGAGCATAAAAAGCCTTTGGCTTCACAGCAGTGGAACTCAATCCATTATTGCAGGCCAATTAGTCATCGTGGATCCAGGGAAGCAGGCAATCCATGGGGTGGGGATTTCTTAGAAATCAATGACCTTAATCTACCTATCCATGACTGCCAACTTCCATTCTTCTTGGGTTCTAGGTGA
- the LOC122088312 gene encoding uncharacterized protein LOC122088312 isoform X4 — protein sequence MPFYENVLKWNDSAVNEAFNKAKNRFFAKINGIPCNSSLPDPDLYIDKIDWNCDIDPELLLDLEQEPLPCDDDKEGKSTLVGDSLIFLNQPVPCSVWGDAEEDPIKRVDYSSKPGLQVCVRTANNADNPWERKCAWGNNTLENSTWGDPSCNSWESNQWERNNNNWENPEPRKKASWGTWNENYRKIDDASQYKSRYKTSRFQRDYYLTDNEWKNGRGRKRVNLFYERPLEHKKPLASQQWNSIHYCRPISHRGSREAGNPWGGDFLEINDLNLPIHDCQLPFFLGSR from the coding sequence ATGCCTTTCTATGAGAATGTGCTTAAGTGGAATGATTCAGCTGTCAATGAGGCATTCAACAAAGCAAAGAACCGCTTTTTTGCAAAGATTAATGGTATTCCCTGCAATTCTTCTCTACCTGACCCAGATCTCTACATTGATAAAATTGACTGGAACTGTGATATTGATCCAGAGCTGTTGTTGGATTTAGAACAAGAACCACTACCTTGTGATGATGACAAAGAGGGGAAGTCTACGCTTGTTGGtgattctctcattttcttaaaTCAGCCAGTTCCATGCTCTGTATGGGGTGATGCAGAGGAAGATCCAATTAAAAGGGTTGACTACTCATCGAAACCAGGATTGCAAGTTTGTGTTCGTACTGCCAATAATGCTGACAATCCTTGGGAGCGTAAGTGTGCTTGGGGGAACAATACTTTAGAGAATAGCACATGGGGAGACCCTAGTTGTAACTCATGGGAAAGCAACCAATGGGAGAGAAATAACAATAACTGGGAGAATCCAGAACCCAGGAAAAAGGCAAGTTGGGGGACATGGAATGAGAATTACAGAAAGATAGATGATGCCAGTCAATACAAGTCGAGGTATAAGACATCAAGGTTTCAAAGAGATTACTACCTAACAGATAATGAGTGGAAGAATGGTCGAGGTAGGAAGAGGGTAAATTTATTTTATGAGCGCCCGCTAGAGCATAAAAAGCCTTTGGCTTCACAGCAGTGGAACTCAATCCATTATTGCAGGCCAATTAGTCATCGTGGATCCAGGGAAGCAGGCAATCCATGGGGTGGGGATTTCTTAGAAATCAATGACCTTAATCTACCTATCCATGACTGCCAACTTCCATTCTTCTTGGGTTCTAGGTGA
- the LOC122088312 gene encoding uncharacterized protein LOC122088312 isoform X2, with protein sequence MDDRIRRWGQGGICHQEASRTPSRSHFKKSPSGSWQHTVPAWEKEFCSLVGSVPWRKVLEAKKVMPFYENVLKWNDSAVNEAFNKAKNRFFAKINELLLDLEQEPLPCDDDKEGKSTLVGDSLIFLNQPVPCSVWGDAEEDPIKRVDYSSKPGLQVCVRTANNADNPWERKCAWGNNTLENSTWGDPSCNSWESNQWERNNNNWENPEPRKKASWGTWNENYRKIDDASQYKSRYKTSRFQRDYYLTDNEWKNGRGRKRVNLFYERPLEHKKPLASQQWNSIHYCRPISHRGSREAGNPWGGDFLEINDLNLPIHDCQLPFFLGSR encoded by the exons ATGGATGATAGGATTAGACGCTGGGGACAAGGTGGAATTTGTCATCAAGAAGCATCGAGGACACCCTCTAGATCGCATTTCAAAAAATCGCCTTCTG GGTCCTGGCAGCATACTGTACCTGCATGGGAGAAAGAGTTTTGCAGCTTAGTTGGTTCAGTTCCATGGAGAAAAGTCTTGGAAGCCAAGAAGGTGATGCCTTTCTATGAGAATGTGCTTAAGTGGAATGATTCAGCTGTCAATGAGGCATTCAACAAAGCAAAGAACCGCTTTTTTGCAAAGATTAATG AGCTGTTGTTGGATTTAGAACAAGAACCACTACCTTGTGATGATGACAAAGAGGGGAAGTCTACGCTTGTTGGtgattctctcattttcttaaaTCAGCCAGTTCCATGCTCTGTATGGGGTGATGCAGAGGAAGATCCAATTAAAAGGGTTGACTACTCATCGAAACCAGGATTGCAAGTTTGTGTTCGTACTGCCAATAATGCTGACAATCCTTGGGAGCGTAAGTGTGCTTGGGGGAACAATACTTTAGAGAATAGCACATGGGGAGACCCTAGTTGTAACTCATGGGAAAGCAACCAATGGGAGAGAAATAACAATAACTGGGAGAATCCAGAACCCAGGAAAAAGGCAAGTTGGGGGACATGGAATGAGAATTACAGAAAGATAGATGATGCCAGTCAATACAAGTCGAGGTATAAGACATCAAGGTTTCAAAGAGATTACTACCTAACAGATAATGAGTGGAAGAATGGTCGAGGTAGGAAGAGGGTAAATTTATTTTATGAGCGCCCGCTAGAGCATAAAAAGCCTTTGGCTTCACAGCAGTGGAACTCAATCCATTATTGCAGGCCAATTAGTCATCGTGGATCCAGGGAAGCAGGCAATCCATGGGGTGGGGATTTCTTAGAAATCAATGACCTTAATCTACCTATCCATGACTGCCAACTTCCATTCTTCTTGGGTTCTAGGTGA
- the LOC122089248 gene encoding U4/U6 small nuclear ribonucleoprotein PRP4-like protein, giving the protein MEEEENPNTSTSLSDPSTTDVLVNDPTSSPATNLPLVPPPVPTVPPVVVATPAPLPQPIITPTMPPPIMPPIAPISSIPPPPVPRPLAPLPIRPPVIRPLVPQNTEANGSDSDSDHDTAHGSSADYEISEESKQVRERQEKAMQELLMKRRAYALAVPTNDSAVRARLRRLGEPITFFGEREMERRERLRMIMVKLETEGQLEKLLKAHEDEEAATAAAVGEGDAEGPQEYPFFTEGSRELLESRVYIAKYSIVKAALRLERERRRRNDPDEDLDAEMDSALKQAGTLVLDCSEIGDDRPLSGCSFSRDGKLLATSALSGVAKLWGMPQVNKVTALKGHTERATDVAFSPVQNIIATASADRTARLWDTEGSVLRKFEGHLDRLARLAFHPSGKYLGTASFDKTWRLWDVDSGVELLLQEGHSRSVYGICFHHDGSLVASCGLDALVRVWDLRTGRSILAFEGHVKPVLGISFSPNGYHLASGGEDNTCRIWDLRKKKSLYIIPAHSNLISQVKFEPQEGYFLATASYDMTAKVWSARDFKPVKTLSGHESKVTSLDIVGEGHLVTVAHDRTIKLWSSRNEKENDMDVD; this is encoded by the exons atggaagaagaagaaaaccccaatacAAGCACCTCTCTTTCAGATCCCTCTACAACAGATGTACTTGTTAATGATCCGACTTCATCTCCAGCCACTAATCTTCCTCTTGTGCCACCTCCAGTCCCCACTGTTCCTCCTGTTGTTGTTGCAACACCAGCACCGCTTCCCCAACCTATAATTACACCAACAATGCCACCACCAATTATGCCACCTATAGCTCCAATATCCTCAATACCTCCTCCCCCAGTTCCCCGCCCTTTGGCACCACTTCCCATTCGTCCACCAGTCATCCGTCCCCTTGTCCCACAAAACACTGAAGCAAATGGCTCTGATTCGGATTCAGACCATGATACTGCTCATGGTTCATCTGCGGATTATGAGATATCAGAAGAGAGTAAACAGGTCCGAGAGAGGCAGGAAAAAGCAATGCAGGAACTTCTGATGAAGCGACGTGCTTATGCTCTTGCTGTGCCCACTAATGACTCAGCTGTCCGTGCTCGTCTCCGTCGGCTTGGTGAGCCAATTACATTTTTTGGAGAAAGGGAAATGGAAAGGAGGGAGAGGTTACGGATGATTATGGTGAAGCTTGAAACTGAAGGACAGTTGGAGAAGTTGTTAAAGGCTCATGAGGATGAGGAGGCTGCTACTGCTGCAGCGGTGGGTGAGGGTGATGCAGAAGGGCCTCAAGAGTACCCATTTTTTACTGAAGGGTCAAGGGAACTTTTAGAGTCTCGAGTTTATATTGCTAAGTATTCGATTGTGAAGGCTGCCTTGCGGCTTGAACgtgagaggaggagaaggaatgATCCAGATGAAGATCTTGATGCAGAGATGGATTCAGCTCTGAAACAGGCAGGTACCTTGGTCCTTGACTGCAGCGAAATTGGTGATGATCGACCACTCTCGGGGTGTTCCTTTTCTCGAGATGGGAAGCTACTTGCCACCAG TGCTTTGAGTGGAGTTGCTAAATTGTGGGGCATGCCTCAAGTAAATAAGGTCACTGCTTTAAAGGGTCACACAGAGCGTGCAACCGACGTTGCATTTTCTCCTGTCCAAAACATTATAGCAACTGCTTCTGCTGATCGGACTGCTAGGTTATGGGACACTGAAGGTTCTGTTCTTAGGAAATTTGAGGGCCATCTGGATCGTCTTGCCCGTCTCGCATTCCATCCATCCGGGAAGTACTTAGGAACAGCTAGCTTTGATAAGACTTGGAGGTTGTGGGATGTTGACTCTGGTGTTGAGTTGCTTCTTCAAGAAGGTCATAGCAGGAGCGTTTACGGGATATGTTTCCACCATGATGGATCTTTAGTGGCATCGTGTGGATTAGATGCACTTGTTCGAGTATGGGACCTCCGTACTGGAAGAAGCATTCTTGCTTTTGAAGGCCATGTTAAGCCG GTCTTAGGAATCAGCTTTTCTCCCAATGGGTATCATTTAGCCTCTGGTGGTGAGGATAATACCTGCCGAATCTGGGAtttgagaaagaagaaatcctTGTACATAATACCAGCTCACTCAAACCTTATCTCACAAGTAAAATTTGAGCCCCAGGAAGGATATTTTCTGGCAACTGCTTCATATGATATGACAGCTAAG GTGTGGTCAGCTCGAGACTTCAAACCTGTCAAGACATTATCTGGACATGAATCAAAAGTCACATCATTAGATATAGTGGGAG AAGGACATCTTGTGACGGTGGCGCATGATCGAACTATCAAGCTATGGTCAAGCagaaatgagaaggaaaatgaTATGGATGTTGATTAA
- the LOC122089249 gene encoding uncharacterized protein LOC122089249, translating to MASLILSNSVTSVLHLNRRTRASFRPLRTFSSPAISFAGSPYRRKTRGLVVRTRAGPSTSSLVFAFVFPLSLLLATIFTSIKIADKLDRDFLEELALNRAMMEVQDDDDDDDDDDEDSPISIEEPALPRTRSRPKREA from the exons ATGGCGAGTCTCATCCTCTCTAACTCAGTCACCTCTGTTTTACACCTAAACAGAAGAACTCGAGCTTCGTTCCGGCCGTTGCGCACGTTCTCATCTCCTGCCATTAGCTTCGCCGGCAGTCCTTATCGTCGGAAAACGAGAGGCTTAGTTGTGAGAACACGGGCTGGGCCCAGCACTTCCAGTCTTGTCTTTGCTTTTGTGTTCccactctctcttcttctcgcCACTATCTTCACTTCTATTAAGATTGCTGATAAACTCGACAGGGATTTCCTCGAAGAG CTTGCTCTTAACCGAGCAATGATGGAAGTgcaagatgatgatgacgatgatgacgatgatgatgaagatagtccGATTTCCATAGAGGAACCTGCACTCCCCCGTACTAGAAGCCGTCCCAAACGTGAAGCTTAG
- the LOC122088312 gene encoding uncharacterized protein LOC122088312 isoform X1, with the protein MDDRIRRWGQGGICHQEASRTPSRSHFKKSPSGSWQHTVPAWEKEFCSLVGSVPWRKVLEAKKVMPFYENVLKWNDSAVNEAFNKAKNRFFAKINGIPCNSSLPDPDLYIDKIDWNCDIDPELLLDLEQEPLPCDDDKEGKSTLVGDSLIFLNQPVPCSVWGDAEEDPIKRVDYSSKPGLQVCVRTANNADNPWERKCAWGNNTLENSTWGDPSCNSWESNQWERNNNNWENPEPRKKASWGTWNENYRKIDDASQYKSRYKTSRFQRDYYLTDNEWKNGRGRKRVNLFYERPLEHKKPLASQQWNSIHYCRPISHRGSREAGNPWGGDFLEINDLNLPIHDCQLPFFLGSR; encoded by the exons ATGGATGATAGGATTAGACGCTGGGGACAAGGTGGAATTTGTCATCAAGAAGCATCGAGGACACCCTCTAGATCGCATTTCAAAAAATCGCCTTCTG GGTCCTGGCAGCATACTGTACCTGCATGGGAGAAAGAGTTTTGCAGCTTAGTTGGTTCAGTTCCATGGAGAAAAGTCTTGGAAGCCAAGAAGGTGATGCCTTTCTATGAGAATGTGCTTAAGTGGAATGATTCAGCTGTCAATGAGGCATTCAACAAAGCAAAGAACCGCTTTTTTGCAAAGATTAATGGTATTCCCTGCAATTCTTCTCTACCTGACCCAGATCTCTACATTGATAAAATTGACTGGAACTGTGATATTGATCCAGAGCTGTTGTTGGATTTAGAACAAGAACCACTACCTTGTGATGATGACAAAGAGGGGAAGTCTACGCTTGTTGGtgattctctcattttcttaaaTCAGCCAGTTCCATGCTCTGTATGGGGTGATGCAGAGGAAGATCCAATTAAAAGGGTTGACTACTCATCGAAACCAGGATTGCAAGTTTGTGTTCGTACTGCCAATAATGCTGACAATCCTTGGGAGCGTAAGTGTGCTTGGGGGAACAATACTTTAGAGAATAGCACATGGGGAGACCCTAGTTGTAACTCATGGGAAAGCAACCAATGGGAGAGAAATAACAATAACTGGGAGAATCCAGAACCCAGGAAAAAGGCAAGTTGGGGGACATGGAATGAGAATTACAGAAAGATAGATGATGCCAGTCAATACAAGTCGAGGTATAAGACATCAAGGTTTCAAAGAGATTACTACCTAACAGATAATGAGTGGAAGAATGGTCGAGGTAGGAAGAGGGTAAATTTATTTTATGAGCGCCCGCTAGAGCATAAAAAGCCTTTGGCTTCACAGCAGTGGAACTCAATCCATTATTGCAGGCCAATTAGTCATCGTGGATCCAGGGAAGCAGGCAATCCATGGGGTGGGGATTTCTTAGAAATCAATGACCTTAATCTACCTATCCATGACTGCCAACTTCCATTCTTCTTGGGTTCTAGGTGA